Proteins encoded together in one Diabrotica undecimpunctata isolate CICGRU chromosome 3, icDiaUnde3, whole genome shotgun sequence window:
- the LOC140436494 gene encoding annexin B9-like isoform X1 has product MSYPGYNPYQQGSAPGAPSPYPQQPQGGAPSYPPLNPNAFGYPSNMPMHMPQPMQMPTYPPSIPGYPPAVPGGYPPPQSSGGYPPPSSGGYPPSSGGYHSGGGGASYPPNTYPSGPQSYSNAPGAPPGGGHGHQGSQGPYGGFSYTQHSAPQSYAAPPRTQRTPTVRPAQPFNPNDDAQVLRTAMKGFGTDEKAIINCLARRSNEQRLHIAAAFKTMYGKDLIKDLKSELSGNFENCIVAMMTPLPEYYAKELHDAMSGVGTDEDVLIEVLCTMSNREIMVIREAYHKLYYRSLESDLKGDTSGTFKRLMVSLCNAARDESNATDPQRALQDAQALLQAGELRLGTDESTFNMVLCQRSYAQLQLVFQEYQRITGHDIEKAVKNEFSGDSEDALLAIIRSIKNQAAFFAKYLNKSMKGMGTNDRQLIRLVVTRSEIDMVQIKSEYQSKYGESLADAIKGDCSGHYKKCLLALIGEY; this is encoded by the exons GGATCAGCACCGGGAGCACCCAGCCCATACCCCCAACAACCTCAAGGAGGAGCACCTTCCTACCCACCACTCAATCCTAACGCTTTCGGTTATCCCTCCAACATGCCCATGCACATGCCACAACCCATGCAAATGCCCACTTACCCTCCCAGCATACCAGGCTATCCTCCCGCTGTTCCCGGGGGTTATCCACCGCCCCAATCTAGCGGAGGATACCCGCCGCCATCTAGTGGGGGATATCCGCCATCTAGTGGGGGATATCATTCGGGCGGCGGTGGGGCTTCTTATCCTCCGAACACGTATCCCTCAGGTCCGCAGTCCTATTCCAATGCTCCTGGTGCTCCTCCCGGTGGAGGACATGGTCATCAAGGATCTCAGGGACCTTACGGAGGGTTTTCTTATACACAGCACAGTGCTCCTCAAAGTTATGCAGCTCCTCCCAGGACCCAG aGAACTCCCACCGTCAGACCTGCCCAACCATTCAACCCTAATGATGATGCTCAAGTTCTTAGAACAGCGATGAAAGGTTTCGGAACCGACGAGAAGGCCATTATCAATTGCTTGGCAAGAAGATCCAATGAACAGAGACTACATATTGCTGCTGCGTTCAAAACTATGTACGGAAAG GATTTGATCAAGGACTTGAAAAGTGAACTCAGCGGAAACTTCGAAAACTGCATCGTCGCTATGATGACCCCTCTTCCCGAATACTATGCCAAAGAATTGCACGATGCTATGAGCGGTGTTGGAACTGATGAAGACGTCCTTATTGAGGTTCTTTGTACCATGTCCAACAGAGAAATTATGGTTATCAGAGAAGCGTACCACAAAT TATATTATAGATCGTTAGAAAGCGATCTCAAAGGCGACACCTCTGGTACATTCAAGCGCTTGATGGTCTCTCTCTGTAACGCCGCCAGAGACGAAAGCAACGCCACTGATCCACAAAGAGCTTTACAAGACGCCCAAGCTCTACTTCAAGCGGGAGAGCTTCGTTTAGGCACGGACGAATCCACCTTCAACATGGTGTTATGTCAAAGGAGCTACGCCCAGCTCCAGCTCGTTTTCCAAGAGTACCAGCGAATCACCGGCCACGATATCGAGAAAGCTGTTAAAAATGAGTTCTCCGGAGACTCAGAAGATGCTCTGTTAGCCATTATTAGATCCATAAAGAACCAAGCGGCGTTCTTTGCTAAATATTTGAATAAAAGCATGAAAGGAATGGGAACCAACGACAGACAGTTGATCAGATTGGTGGTTACGAGATCTGAAATTGACATGGTTCAAATTAAGAGCGAATACCAGTCCAAATACGGTGAATCTTTAGCTGACGCTATTAAG GGCGACTGCTCCGGACATTACAAAAAGTGTTTGCTCGCACTCATCGGTGAATACTAA
- the LOC140436494 gene encoding annexin B11-like isoform X4, translating into MRTPTVRPAQPFNPNDDAQVLRTAMKGFGTDEKAIINCLARRSNEQRLHIAAAFKTMYGKDLIKDLKSELSGNFENCIVAMMTPLPEYYAKELHDAMSGVGTDEDVLIEVLCTMSNREIMVIREAYHKLYYRSLESDLKGDTSGTFKRLMVSLCNAARDESNATDPQRALQDAQALLQAGELRLGTDESTFNMVLCQRSYAQLQLVFQEYQRITGHDIEKAVKNEFSGDSEDALLAIIRSIKNQAAFFAKYLNKSMKGMGTNDRQLIRLVVTRSEIDMVQIKSEYQSKYGESLADAIKGDCSGHYKKCLLALIGEY; encoded by the exons ATG aGAACTCCCACCGTCAGACCTGCCCAACCATTCAACCCTAATGATGATGCTCAAGTTCTTAGAACAGCGATGAAAGGTTTCGGAACCGACGAGAAGGCCATTATCAATTGCTTGGCAAGAAGATCCAATGAACAGAGACTACATATTGCTGCTGCGTTCAAAACTATGTACGGAAAG GATTTGATCAAGGACTTGAAAAGTGAACTCAGCGGAAACTTCGAAAACTGCATCGTCGCTATGATGACCCCTCTTCCCGAATACTATGCCAAAGAATTGCACGATGCTATGAGCGGTGTTGGAACTGATGAAGACGTCCTTATTGAGGTTCTTTGTACCATGTCCAACAGAGAAATTATGGTTATCAGAGAAGCGTACCACAAAT TATATTATAGATCGTTAGAAAGCGATCTCAAAGGCGACACCTCTGGTACATTCAAGCGCTTGATGGTCTCTCTCTGTAACGCCGCCAGAGACGAAAGCAACGCCACTGATCCACAAAGAGCTTTACAAGACGCCCAAGCTCTACTTCAAGCGGGAGAGCTTCGTTTAGGCACGGACGAATCCACCTTCAACATGGTGTTATGTCAAAGGAGCTACGCCCAGCTCCAGCTCGTTTTCCAAGAGTACCAGCGAATCACCGGCCACGATATCGAGAAAGCTGTTAAAAATGAGTTCTCCGGAGACTCAGAAGATGCTCTGTTAGCCATTATTAGATCCATAAAGAACCAAGCGGCGTTCTTTGCTAAATATTTGAATAAAAGCATGAAAGGAATGGGAACCAACGACAGACAGTTGATCAGATTGGTGGTTACGAGATCTGAAATTGACATGGTTCAAATTAAGAGCGAATACCAGTCCAAATACGGTGAATCTTTAGCTGACGCTATTAAG GGCGACTGCTCCGGACATTACAAAAAGTGTTTGCTCGCACTCATCGGTGAATACTAA
- the LOC140436494 gene encoding annexin B11-like isoform X3: MSYPGYNPYQQRTPTVRPAQPFNPNDDAQVLRTAMKGFGTDEKAIINCLARRSNEQRLHIAAAFKTMYGKDLIKDLKSELSGNFENCIVAMMTPLPEYYAKELHDAMSGVGTDEDVLIEVLCTMSNREIMVIREAYHKLYYRSLESDLKGDTSGTFKRLMVSLCNAARDESNATDPQRALQDAQALLQAGELRLGTDESTFNMVLCQRSYAQLQLVFQEYQRITGHDIEKAVKNEFSGDSEDALLAIIRSIKNQAAFFAKYLNKSMKGMGTNDRQLIRLVVTRSEIDMVQIKSEYQSKYGESLADAIKGDCSGHYKKCLLALIGEY, translated from the exons aGAACTCCCACCGTCAGACCTGCCCAACCATTCAACCCTAATGATGATGCTCAAGTTCTTAGAACAGCGATGAAAGGTTTCGGAACCGACGAGAAGGCCATTATCAATTGCTTGGCAAGAAGATCCAATGAACAGAGACTACATATTGCTGCTGCGTTCAAAACTATGTACGGAAAG GATTTGATCAAGGACTTGAAAAGTGAACTCAGCGGAAACTTCGAAAACTGCATCGTCGCTATGATGACCCCTCTTCCCGAATACTATGCCAAAGAATTGCACGATGCTATGAGCGGTGTTGGAACTGATGAAGACGTCCTTATTGAGGTTCTTTGTACCATGTCCAACAGAGAAATTATGGTTATCAGAGAAGCGTACCACAAAT TATATTATAGATCGTTAGAAAGCGATCTCAAAGGCGACACCTCTGGTACATTCAAGCGCTTGATGGTCTCTCTCTGTAACGCCGCCAGAGACGAAAGCAACGCCACTGATCCACAAAGAGCTTTACAAGACGCCCAAGCTCTACTTCAAGCGGGAGAGCTTCGTTTAGGCACGGACGAATCCACCTTCAACATGGTGTTATGTCAAAGGAGCTACGCCCAGCTCCAGCTCGTTTTCCAAGAGTACCAGCGAATCACCGGCCACGATATCGAGAAAGCTGTTAAAAATGAGTTCTCCGGAGACTCAGAAGATGCTCTGTTAGCCATTATTAGATCCATAAAGAACCAAGCGGCGTTCTTTGCTAAATATTTGAATAAAAGCATGAAAGGAATGGGAACCAACGACAGACAGTTGATCAGATTGGTGGTTACGAGATCTGAAATTGACATGGTTCAAATTAAGAGCGAATACCAGTCCAAATACGGTGAATCTTTAGCTGACGCTATTAAG GGCGACTGCTCCGGACATTACAAAAAGTGTTTGCTCGCACTCATCGGTGAATACTAA